The DNA window CCTCGCGGAGCGCCGGGGCCCGGGCGCGACGGCGGCGCTTCTCTACGAAGACCTCACGCCACCTCCGCCGCCGCGCGCCGAGCGCACCGGGCCTCCGATGTACCGAGCGCCGGGCGCCGGTCGTCCCACGAAGCGCGAGCGGCGCCTGATGGAGCGGATCACGCGCCGGTGACAGAGTCCCCTTACGCCGGCGCGCCTTCGGCCCGGATTTCCTCCACCCTCCGTCTCGTCCTCCTCGTGACCCTCGTCGTCGCGGTCAGCGCCGTGGCGTTTCTGCCGACTCTGGGCGCGGGCTTCGTGAACTGGGACGACGACGTCAACTTCACCACCAACCTGGGCTTCCGCGGCCTGGGGCCCGCGCAGCTGCGCTGGATGTTCACCACCACGCTGCTGGGCCACTGGATCCCGCTCACGTGGCTCACCCTCGGGGCCAACTATGCAGTGGGCGGCATGGATCCGTGGGGCTATCACCTCGTGAACGTCCTCGTGCACGCCGCCGCGGCGGGCGCGTTCTTCCTCGTCGCCCGCCGACTGCTGGCCGCCGTGCTCGCCGGGCCCCCCGTCGCGATCGACCTGGGCGCCGCGCTCGCGGCACTGGTGTTCGGCGCGCACCCGCTGCGGGTGGAGTCGGTGGCGTGGATCACGGAGCGGCGCGACGTCCTGTGCGCGCTCTTCTACATGCTGACCGTGCTGGCCTATCTGCGGGGAGTGGAGGGCGAACGGCTGCTGGCCGGTCGCTGGCGCGCGCGCGCGCTCGCCGCCTTCGCCGCGGCGCTGCTCTCGAAGTCGATGGCGATGACCTTGCCCGCGAGCCTGCTCCTGCTCGACGTCTACCCCCTGCGCCGCGTCCGGTTCGGCGCGAGGCGGCTCCTGTGGGAAAAGGCCCCGTTCGCCCTTCTCGGAGGGCTCGCCGCGGTGGGCGCGGTGCTCTCGCAGAGCCGCGGGGCGACGTGGACGGGCTTCGAGGCCTACGGAATCCCCGCGCGTCTGGCCATGGCGGCCTACAGCTTCTGGTTCTATCCGTGGAAGTTCGTCTGGCCGTCGAGCCTGTCGCCGCTCTACGAGCTGCCCCCGCACGTGGATCCGCTGGCCCCGCGCTTCCTCGGGCCGATCATCGCCGTGATCGGCATCACGCTCGTCCTGCTCGCGGCGCGTCGCCGCTGGCCGGCCGGACTCGCCGCCTGGACGCAGTCGATCATCGTCCTGCTCCCGGTGAGCGGGATCGTGCACACCGGCTACCAGCTGGCGCACGATCGCTACGCGTATCTCTCGGGGCTGGGCCTGGCGCTCCTCGTGGGCGGTGGGCTCGCGTGGGCGCTGGGCCTGCGCGCACGGGGGCGCATGGGCGCGCCGGTCGCCGCCGCCGTGGTCGGCGCCGCCTGCGCCGCGGTGCTGGGATTGACCGCGAGTACCTGGCAGCAGAGCCGCGTGTGGCACGACTCGGAGAGCCTCTGGGTCAACGCCATCGCGGTGGATCCGGAGTGTATGCTGTGCTGGAACAATCTGGGACACGCGCTCCTCGCCCGCGGCGCCCACGCGGACGCGCAGCGGCTCTTCGCCAAGGCGATCTCGCTGCGCCCCGACCGTCCCGGCCCCTGGAACAATCTCGGCACCGCGCTCGCGCTGCAGCAGCGCTATCGCGAGGCGGAAGGCCCCTACGCGAAGGCGGTCGAGCTCTCCGACGGCGGCTTCCGCGATGCGGTGTCGAATCTCGGGCGCCTCTACGCCGTGGAGGGGCGCTATACCGACGCGATTCCGCTCTTGCGGCGCGCCAACGCCATGCGGCCCGACACGCCGGAGGTGGTGGCGAGCCTGCGCGTGTCGCTCAAGAACCAGGGGGGCGTCCTCGCCGCGGCGGGACGGCCGGCGGAGGCGGAAGCCTTGTTCCGCGAGGCGCTCGATCTCGGCGACGAGCAGGATCTCTACATCAATCTCGGCCGCGCGCGGATCGATCAGGGCCGGGCCGCCGAGGCCATCGCCCCGCTCGAGCGCGCCGTCCAGATGAATCCGCGCCACACCCATGCACGCGCCTGGCTGACCCGGGCCTACGCGCTGGCCGGCGCCCGAGAGCGGGCCGCCGACGCCATGGCCGCGCTGACCACGCTCGACCCCGCGCTGGCCGCCCGCGTCGCCACGGAGATTCCCGCCAGCGCACGCTGATCCGCCCCTTGCTTGCGTTGCCCCCGGGCCGGTGTTACGGTCGCCGCAACAGGGAGTTCGGGGAGCCCTCACGTGAGGGCCCACCGGGAAGGCGGTGCGAATCCGCCGCGACCCCGTCACTGTGATCGGGGACGAAACCCACGGAAAGCCACTGGCCGGCGAGGCCGCCGGCCGGGAAGGCGTGGGGAGTAGGATGATCCGAGAGCCAGGAGACCGACCCGACCTCCGGTAGTCCCATACCGGTCTTCGAGGGAGGGTCCGGTTGACCGCAGTCTTCGCTCCGGGCGCGCCTTCTCCATTGCGCTCCCAGTTCATCCTCGGTGGGGCCCGCAGCGGGAAGAGTCGCCATGCCTTGGCGCTGGCGCGCGCGTGGGCCGGCCGCGTCGCCTTCGTGGCCACGGCCGAGCCGCGTGATGCCGATCTCGCCGCCCGCATCGCGCGCCACCGCGCCGAGCGCCCGGCCGGCTGGACCACAGTGGAGGAGCCGCGGGCGCTCGTGGCGGCGTGCGCCGCGGCCGCCCGCGCGGCGGATCTCGTCGTCGTCGATTGCCTCACGCTGTGGGTCGCCAACTGCCTGCTGGGCGGCGATGGGGACGCGGCGATCCTCGCGGGGGCCGACGACCTCGCCCGCTTCCTCGACGCGCGGCATGCCGCCCTCATCCTGGTCAGCAACGAGGTCGGGGAGGGCGTGCATCCCCCGACCGCCGACGGGCTCCGCTATCGCGACCTCCTGGGACAGGTCAATCAGCGCGTGGCCGCCGCCGCCGATCAGGTGACGCTGATGGTCGCGGGCATTCCCGTCTCTATCAAGGCCGACGCCGCGCCCGTGCGGGCCCCGTGGAGCCACCTCCGTGAGTCTACGCAGGCTCCGTGACCGCGTGGTCGCGCCGACGGCCGACGCGGCCGAGGCCGCGCAGCGGCGGCTCGACGCCCTGACGAAGCCGCCGGGAAGCCTTGGGCGGCTCGAGGAGCTGGCCCGGACGCTCTGTCGCATCTCGGGCCAGTGCCCGCCGCCCACCCATCACGCGGTCATCTTCACCCTGGCCGGCGATCACGGCGTGGTGGAGGAGCGCGTCAGCGCGTATCCCCAGATCGTCACCGGCCAGATGGTGGAGAACTTCCTCCGCGGCGGCGCGGCGGTCAACGTGCTCGCGCGCCAGATGAGCGCCAGGGTCGTGGTGGCGGACCTCGGCGTGGCCACGCCGCTGGCGCATGCGGCGGGGCTCAAGAGCCTCCGCATCGGAGAGGGCACCGCGAATTTCACCCGGGCCCCGGCCATGAGCCGCGAGCAGGCCGAGCGCGCGGTCGATGCGGGGATCGCGCTCGTCGAGGAGGCGCGCCGGGACGGCCTCGATCTCATCGGGACGGGCGAGATGGGAATCGGCAATACCACGTCGGCCAGCGCGATCACCGCGGCAATCACCGGAATCGCCGCGCGCGAGGTCACCGGGCGCGGGACGGGCGTGGACGATGCCGCGTGGCAGCGCAAGACGCACGCGGTCGAGCGGGCCCTCGCGCTGCATCGCCCCGATCCGCACGATGGGCTCGACGTGCTCGCGAAGGTCGGCGGCTACGAGATCGCGGGGCTGGCGGGAGTGATTCTCGCCGGCGCGGCCCATCGCATCCCCGTCATCCTGGACGGCTTCATCGCGGGCGCCGCGGCGCTGGCCGCGGTGCGCATCGCGCCCGCCGCAAGCCACTCCCTCATCGCCGCGCATCGCTCGGCCGAGCCGGGGCACCGGCACGTTCTGGAGACGCTCGGGCTCACGCCGTATCTCGAGCTCGACATGCGGCTGGGGGAGGGGACCGGCGCGGCGCTCGGCATCGGGCTGGCGCGGGCCGCGGGAGCGATTCTGCGTGACATGGCCACGTTCAAGTCCGCCGGCGTCTCCGGCGGCGACGAGCCCGCGGCATGAGTGCCGTGTCCATGGTGTCGGCGGTGATCCTCGTCGCCGTGCTGACCACCTCCGCGTCCGTCGGGGCGGCGGTGCAGGTGACCGACGGCACCGGACGCACGCTCACCCTGCCGGCGCTGCCACGGCGCATCGTCTCGCTCGTGCCCGGCGTGACGGAGATGCTCTACGCGATCGGCGCCGAGGACCGGCTCGTCGGGCGCACCGACTTCTGCGACTACCCGCCGGCGGCGCGGAGCAAGCCCAGCGTGGGTGGCACGGTGTCGCCGAGCCTGGAGGTGCTGGTCTCGCTCAAGCCCGACCTCGTGGTCGCCACCAGCGCGGGGAACAGCGACGAGACCCGCCGGCAGCTCGAGCGTCTGCGGGTGCCGCTCTACCTCGTCGATCCGCACGGGCTCTCGGACGTGTTCCGCACGATGATGCGGCTGGGCGCGCTCACCGAGCGCGAGGGCCGGGCAGCCGAGGTCGTGGCCGGCCTCGAGCGACGCGTCCGGACGGTGGCGGTGCGCGTGGCCGCCCTCCCGCGGCCGCGAGTCCTCTACGTGGTGTGGCCCGAGCCCCTCATCGTGCCGGGGCGCGGCGCCGCCGTCACGGAGCTGATCGAGCTGGCGGGCGGCGAATCGGTGTCCGCCGACGGGCCCGAGGGGTATCCGCGCTACAGCGTGGAGGCCGCGGTGGCGCGCGGGCCCGAAGTGATCATTCTTGCCCGCCACGGGGCCGGCACCGCGCCCTACGCGCGGGAGAAGTGGGAGCGCTTCGCCGACCTGCCCGCCATCCGTGCGGGTCGGCTGCACGCGGTCGACGGCGATCTCTTCCATCGCTTTGGGCCGCGCGTGGTGGACGCGCTCGAGATTCTCGCCCGCCTCCTGCATCCCGAGGCGTTCACGGGGGCGAGCCTCCGGTGAGCGCGCCCCGCCGTCTCGCCGCCGTGCTGATCACGCTGGGCGTGGTGCTGGTCGTCACGATGGGGGCCGCCCTCTTCGTGGGAAGCGCCGGTGTGGCTCCGGGCTCGGTGGTCGCCGCGCTGCTCGGCCGCGCCGATCCCGAGCCGGTCACCCGCCTGGTCGTCCTGGACCTCCGGCTGCCGCGCATCCTCGCCGCCGCGCTGGCCGGCGGGGCGCTCGCCGTGGCGGGCGTGGGCTTTCAAGCCCTCACCCGCAATCCTTTGGCCGAGCCGTCCGTCCTCGGCATCTCGAGCGGCGCCGCGTTCGGCGTGGTGAGCGCACAGCTCTTCGGCGTCGGCACGGGCCTCTTCGAGGCGTTCGGGCTCACCGCCTTCGCGTTCGCCGGCTCCGCGGTGGCGGGGGGAATCGTCTACGTCATCGCGGCGGGGGCAGGCGGGCTCGCGGTGCAGACACTGCTGCTCGCCGGGGTCATCGTCGGTATCTTCTTCTCTTCGGCCATCGCCGTGCTGATCTCGATCGTCGATACGAATCGCCTGGGCGCCGTCATCCAGTGGCTGCTCGGGAACGTCGCGCCAATCCCCGCCGCCGCGCTCGCCGTCTTCGCCCTCGTCTCCGCCGCGGGCTTCGTGTTGGTGCTCGCGAGCGCGCGCCGGCTCAATCTCTTTGCCCTGGGTGAAGACGCCGCGCGGGAGCTGGGGGTGGACGCCCTCGGGCTCAAGCGTGCGGTGTTCGGCGGCGCGGCGCTCCTGGTCTCCGCGGTGGTGGCCTTCGCGGGGCCCATCGGCTTCGTGGGGCTGATCGTGCCGCATGCGCTCCGGATGCTGCTGGGGCCGGACAACCGCGTGCTGGTGCCCGCGGCGGCGCTGGGCGGCGCCATCTTCCTCCTCGTCGGGGACACGCTCGCCCGCAGCATCGTCGCGCCGGCGGAGCTCTCCGTCGGCGTGCTTACCGCGTTCTGCGGGGCGCCCTTCTTCGTGTTCCTGCTGAGGGCCCGCGGCCCGAGAGTCCTCTCATGAGCGGCGTGCTGGAGGTCCGGGAGGTGGGGTTCACGTATCCAGCGGCCCGCCGCCCCACGCGTCCGCCCTTCACTCTGCGCGAGATCAGCTTCGCCGTGGCGCCGGGGGAGATCCTCGGGGTCATTGGCCCCAACGCCTCCGGCAAGACCACCCTGATCCGCCTGCTCTCGCGTCTGCTGGTCCCCGATCGCGGCGAGATCCACCTCGACGGACAGGCCGTCGCCAGCCTCTCGCGCGCCGAGGTCGCTACGCGGGTCGGCGTGGTCCCCCAGACGGTGCCGGCGGACTTTCCCTACTCGGTCGAGGAGCTGGTCCTCATGGGCCGCTTTCCCCACGCGCCCGGACGCTTCTTCGAGTCGGACGAGGACCGCGCGATCGCCCGTGAGGCCATGCGCGCCACTGGCGTGGAGGCCCTCCGCGCGGCGCCCTGCGACCGGCTCTCGGGCGGGGAGCGGCAGCGTGTCATGCTGGCGCGCGCGCTCGCCCAGCGGCCGCGCCTGCTCGTGCTCGACGAGCCGACCTCGCATCTCGACCTCCGTTATCAGGCCGAGTGCGTGGGGCTGCTGCGCGACCTCAACGAGGGACGCGACCCGGGAGGCGGGCTCGCGGTGGTGCTCGTCACGCACGACCTCGACCTCGCCGCGCACGTGTGTCATCGCCTGCTGCTGCTCGCCGGAGGCCAAGCGGTGCGCCTCGGCGCGCCGGAGGATGTGCTGGAGGAGTCGATCCTGGAAGCGGTGTACGGATGTCCGGTGTCCGTGGACAAGCATCCGCGCACCGGCCGGCCGAGCGTCCGGGTCGTGTGGCCCGAGAGCGCGCGACGGCCGGAATGAGGAGGTGAGAGCCGCCGGCACGGCCCGTTATTGACGTCGTCCCGGGTTCCAGGGAAGCCGGTGAGGCCTGCGGGCCGAATCCGGCGCGGTCCCGCCACTGTGAGTGGGGAGCCAGGTCCGTTCGTTTCGCGCGGCGCATCCGCGCGAGGCCACTGGGAGCGATCCCGGGAAGGCCGGGGACCTGCGCGACGAGCCACGAGCCAGGAGACCTGCCCCGGGGCGTTGGCACCCCCTTTCGAGGCAAAAGGAGCGGTCATGCGTCTCGTCCTCGTCGTGATGCTGGTTTTGCTGCCCGGGCTCGTCCGGGCGCAGGACGCCAGTACGCCCGAAGCGAAGAAGGTGGATCCCGTGGTCATCACCGCCACCAAGGTGGAGACGCCCGTGAGCCAGACGGGCGCCGCGGTCACGGTGATTCCCGGCAGTGACTTCCAGACCTATCAGTACACGTCCATCGGCGACGCCTTGCGCACCGTCCCCGGCGTGCAGGTTCTGCAGTCCGGCTCGTTCGGCAAGACCACGTCGGTCAGCATCCGCGGCGCCAACCCGAGTCAGGTGCAGGTGCTCGTGGACGGCGTGCGGGTGAAGAGCCCCACGCTGGGCGAGGCCGAGCTGGTCGACATCGCGCCCGACCTCATCGAGCGCATCGAGGTCGTGCGGGGCCCCCAGTCCACACTCTACGGCGCCGACGCCATGGGCGGAGTCATCAACATCATCACCAAGAAGGGGCAGGGGAAAGTCGTGCAGGGCAGCATCGAGGAGCAGGTCGGCAATTACGGGACCTGGGTGAGCCGCGGCACCGGCTACGGGCAGTGGAACATCCTCGACTACTCGTTCGCCGGGTCGTACATCGAGTCGAACGGCCAGTTCAAGAACGACAACGCCGACCAGAAGGCGCTGAGCGGGCGAATTGGCCTCACCTTGCCCTACGATTCGTCGCTGGCGTTCGTGGCACGCTGGAATCGCAC is part of the Candidatus Methylomirabilota bacterium genome and encodes:
- a CDS encoding tetratricopeptide repeat protein, which encodes MTESPYAGAPSARISSTLRLVLLVTLVVAVSAVAFLPTLGAGFVNWDDDVNFTTNLGFRGLGPAQLRWMFTTTLLGHWIPLTWLTLGANYAVGGMDPWGYHLVNVLVHAAAAGAFFLVARRLLAAVLAGPPVAIDLGAALAALVFGAHPLRVESVAWITERRDVLCALFYMLTVLAYLRGVEGERLLAGRWRARALAAFAAALLSKSMAMTLPASLLLLDVYPLRRVRFGARRLLWEKAPFALLGGLAAVGAVLSQSRGATWTGFEAYGIPARLAMAAYSFWFYPWKFVWPSSLSPLYELPPHVDPLAPRFLGPIIAVIGITLVLLAARRRWPAGLAAWTQSIIVLLPVSGIVHTGYQLAHDRYAYLSGLGLALLVGGGLAWALGLRARGRMGAPVAAAVVGAACAAVLGLTASTWQQSRVWHDSESLWVNAIAVDPECMLCWNNLGHALLARGAHADAQRLFAKAISLRPDRPGPWNNLGTALALQQRYREAEGPYAKAVELSDGGFRDAVSNLGRLYAVEGRYTDAIPLLRRANAMRPDTPEVVASLRVSLKNQGGVLAAAGRPAEAEALFREALDLGDEQDLYINLGRARIDQGRAAEAIAPLERAVQMNPRHTHARAWLTRAYALAGARERAADAMAALTTLDPALAARVATEIPASAR
- the cobU gene encoding bifunctional adenosylcobinamide kinase/adenosylcobinamide-phosphate guanylyltransferase is translated as MRSQFILGGARSGKSRHALALARAWAGRVAFVATAEPRDADLAARIARHRAERPAGWTTVEEPRALVAACAAAARAADLVVVDCLTLWVANCLLGGDGDAAILAGADDLARFLDARHAALILVSNEVGEGVHPPTADGLRYRDLLGQVNQRVAAAADQVTLMVAGIPVSIKADAAPVRAPWSHLRESTQAP
- the cobT gene encoding nicotinate-nucleotide--dimethylbenzimidazole phosphoribosyltransferase — encoded protein: MVAPTADAAEAAQRRLDALTKPPGSLGRLEELARTLCRISGQCPPPTHHAVIFTLAGDHGVVEERVSAYPQIVTGQMVENFLRGGAAVNVLARQMSARVVVADLGVATPLAHAAGLKSLRIGEGTANFTRAPAMSREQAERAVDAGIALVEEARRDGLDLIGTGEMGIGNTTSASAITAAITGIAAREVTGRGTGVDDAAWQRKTHAVERALALHRPDPHDGLDVLAKVGGYEIAGLAGVILAGAAHRIPVILDGFIAGAAALAAVRIAPAASHSLIAAHRSAEPGHRHVLETLGLTPYLELDMRLGEGTGAALGIGLARAAGAILRDMATFKSAGVSGGDEPAA
- a CDS encoding cobalamin-binding protein: MSAVSMVSAVILVAVLTTSASVGAAVQVTDGTGRTLTLPALPRRIVSLVPGVTEMLYAIGAEDRLVGRTDFCDYPPAARSKPSVGGTVSPSLEVLVSLKPDLVVATSAGNSDETRRQLERLRVPLYLVDPHGLSDVFRTMMRLGALTEREGRAAEVVAGLERRVRTVAVRVAALPRPRVLYVVWPEPLIVPGRGAAVTELIELAGGESVSADGPEGYPRYSVEAAVARGPEVIILARHGAGTAPYAREKWERFADLPAIRAGRLHAVDGDLFHRFGPRVVDALEILARLLHPEAFTGASLR
- a CDS encoding iron ABC transporter permease, whose amino-acid sequence is MSAPRRLAAVLITLGVVLVVTMGAALFVGSAGVAPGSVVAALLGRADPEPVTRLVVLDLRLPRILAAALAGGALAVAGVGFQALTRNPLAEPSVLGISSGAAFGVVSAQLFGVGTGLFEAFGLTAFAFAGSAVAGGIVYVIAAGAGGLAVQTLLLAGVIVGIFFSSAIAVLISIVDTNRLGAVIQWLLGNVAPIPAAALAVFALVSAAGFVLVLASARRLNLFALGEDAARELGVDALGLKRAVFGGAALLVSAVVAFAGPIGFVGLIVPHALRMLLGPDNRVLVPAAALGGAIFLLVGDTLARSIVAPAELSVGVLTAFCGAPFFVFLLRARGPRVLS
- a CDS encoding ABC transporter ATP-binding protein, with the protein product MSGVLEVREVGFTYPAARRPTRPPFTLREISFAVAPGEILGVIGPNASGKTTLIRLLSRLLVPDRGEIHLDGQAVASLSRAEVATRVGVVPQTVPADFPYSVEELVLMGRFPHAPGRFFESDEDRAIAREAMRATGVEALRAAPCDRLSGGERQRVMLARALAQRPRLLVLDEPTSHLDLRYQAECVGLLRDLNEGRDPGGGLAVVLVTHDLDLAAHVCHRLLLLAGGQAVRLGAPEDVLEESILEAVYGCPVSVDKHPRTGRPSVRVVWPESARRPE